The Mycolicibacterium monacense genome contains the following window.
CGCCCAGCGCGCGCAGCGCCGCGTCCTGGTCGGGTCCGGGCGTGCGGGCCAGGGCGCGCAGCGCCACCGCCCGGTCGTTGTGCACGTAGTTGCCGATGGCCACCCGCTCCTGTGCCATCGTGGCGATGGCCAGATTCCAGCCGCCGGTCGGTTCGCCGAGCAACATCTCGTCGGGCACGAAGACGTCGGTGAGGAACACCTCGTTGAAGTGCGCGTCTCCGGTCACCTGCCGGATGGGTTGCACCTCAACACCTTCGGAGCTCATGTCGACGACGAAGTAGCCGATGCCGCGATGCTTGCGGGCGTCGGGATCGGTGCGGGCGAGCAGCGCGCCGAAGTGCGCGTGCTGCGCCGACGAGGTCCAGATCTTGTGGCCGTTGATCTTCCAGCCGCCGTCCACCCTGGTGGCCCGGGTGGTCAGCGACGCCAGATCGGATCCGGCCGACGGTTCGCTGAACAGCTGGCACCAGGCCGTCTCACCGCGCAGGGTCGGGGGGATGAGGCGGTCGCGCACCTCCTGCCCGGCCGCGCTGATCAGCGAGGGGACGATCCATTCGGCGATGCCGAGTGACGGGCGGGTCAGGGCCGGCCGGGCCGCGAACTCCTCGTCGATGATCAACTGCTGCAGTGGTGTGGCGTCGAGTCCCCAGGGCGCCGGGTAGTGCGGGGCGATCAGACCTGCTTCGGCGATGGCGGTGCGCTGGGGGCCGGTCGCGAACTGGTCGTAGTCGCCCTGCGGGCGGGGTCCGTCGTTGGGCAGTGTCGACGCGCGGTCCAGGACGTCGCTTACGCGGGCCCGGAACTCGGGGTCGGCGTCACCGAGTCGCACGGTGACGTCCCTGGCGGTGGTCCGGGTGAGCTCACCGAGTCGCCTGCTCCACCGCGTCGCCGGACCGAGCGACGCCGCCAGCGCCGTGGCGCGCCGCCAGTAGAGGTGCAGGTCGTGTTCCCAGGTGAAACCGATGGCGCCGAACATCGTCAGGGTGTCCAGGACGAGGTCGGGGGCGGGCGCGGCCGCCATCAGGACGGCGGTCGCCGCGGCGATCACGTGCTGCTCGGCGGGTTCGTCGGCGGAGCGCACCGCGTCCCATGCGGCGGCGGTGGCAAGTTCGCTGCTGATCAGCAGGTCCGCGGCGCGGTGCTGCAACGCCTGGAACGTGCCGATCGGTTTGCCGAATTGTTCACGGGTGCGCAGATGTTCGGTGACGGCGTCGACGCACCACCGGATGGTGCCCGCCGACGCGGACGCCGTCAGCGCCGCGACGGTGCACCGGGCGCGCTCGGTGTCGATCCCGGTCAGCCTGGCCCCGGACGCCACCCGGTGCCCGTCGAACCGGACGCGGGCCACGTCGGTGGTGAGGTCGGTCCCCCGCTCGCATTCGGTCACCGCGGCGTCGGCGTCGGCGACGAACCAGATCAGTCCGCCGTCCTCGGTGTGTGCCGCGGCCAGCAGCAGGCGTGCGGCGCGCAGGCCGAGCACCACCGGGGAGACACCCGAGACCTCCCACCCGTCGGGT
Protein-coding sequences here:
- a CDS encoding acyl-CoA dehydrogenase, which produces MPIALTPEQRALSDAVREFAARHAPVEKTRQAFDDLAAGNVPTWWDDLVSAGFHAVHLPERVGGQGGDLVDTACVVEAAAQAMLPGPLLSTVATGAVALLADTATSESLLRDLAGGTTAAVILPNDAALQAVSTPDGWEVSGVSPVVLGLRAARLLLAAAHTEDGGLIWFVADADAAVTECERGTDLTTDVARVRFDGHRVASGARLTGIDTERARCTVAALTASASAGTIRWCVDAVTEHLRTREQFGKPIGTFQALQHRAADLLISSELATAAAWDAVRSADEPAEQHVIAAATAVLMAAAPAPDLVLDTLTMFGAIGFTWEHDLHLYWRRATALAASLGPATRWSRRLGELTRTTARDVTVRLGDADPEFRARVSDVLDRASTLPNDGPRPQGDYDQFATGPQRTAIAEAGLIAPHYPAPWGLDATPLQQLIIDEEFAARPALTRPSLGIAEWIVPSLISAAGQEVRDRLIPPTLRGETAWCQLFSEPSAGSDLASLTTRATRVDGGWKINGHKIWTSSAQHAHFGALLARTDPDARKHRGIGYFVVDMSSEGVEVQPIRQVTGDAHFNEVFLTDVFVPDEMLLGEPTGGWNLAIATMAQERVAIGNYVHNDRAVALRALARTPGPDQDAALRALGDIDAYAGSIKALGVRETLRLLDGQHAGPASSIAKVATAAMLRRTFEATLRLTGETALLEDTDPPVVQPYLHLPAELVGGGTREIQLNIIAQMVLGLPRG